The Desulfitobacterium chlororespirans DSM 11544 genome includes a region encoding these proteins:
- the rpsT gene encoding 30S ribosomal protein S20, translating into MPNIKSAIKRVEIAKVRTIKNAAAKSTLRTTIRRFEESLSTDAETAKLALNKATRALDKASSKGLVHKNTAARKKSRLTKRYAKQFAQVG; encoded by the coding sequence GTGCCAAATATTAAGTCCGCAATCAAAAGAGTTGAAATCGCTAAAGTCCGCACCATTAAAAATGCGGCTGCCAAATCAACTTTACGCACAACGATTCGTCGTTTTGAAGAGTCTTTAAGCACGGACGCCGAAACCGCAAAACTTGCGTTAAATAAAGCTACCCGCGCTTTGGATAAAGCTTCTTCCAAAGGTTTAGTGCACAAAAACACGGCTGCTCGCAAGAAGTCCCGCTTAACCAAGCGTTATGCGAAGCAATTTGCGCAGGTGGGCTAA
- the holA gene encoding DNA polymerase III subunit delta — MWEVDQVRQGIVKNQIPPVNLWYGEERFFIQEALHVLKNSYLAQDPSGSGIEILSGKSTGPEQIVEIANTVSFFGGKLIIVEDIPYFQDGQGDALEPFFAYFENPNPGTCIVFLAQSVNRGRKFFKTIEKKGSILEFGSPKRQQEWSAWLDRELASRGKTMKPQVKALFLEWGGHQVGALSQELDKLALYVEGKEIRAEDVRSLVPQAVEATVFELLDAVAARSSKEAVQKLQQVLRQEHSLKVLTLLSRQVRLLLGARAMRQQGKGVEEAPRLLGIKPYEAQKIWQKAALLTWEQLSWALRECLETDVGIKTGKGDPEFLLELMVVKFCET, encoded by the coding sequence ATGTGGGAAGTAGATCAAGTTCGACAAGGAATTGTCAAGAATCAAATTCCTCCCGTCAATCTTTGGTATGGTGAGGAACGGTTTTTTATTCAAGAAGCTCTTCATGTGTTAAAGAATAGTTATCTTGCCCAAGATCCATCGGGCAGTGGTATAGAAATTCTATCCGGAAAAAGTACCGGCCCGGAGCAGATTGTGGAAATCGCCAATACGGTCTCTTTTTTTGGCGGCAAACTGATTATCGTTGAAGACATTCCCTATTTTCAAGATGGTCAAGGGGATGCCTTGGAACCCTTTTTCGCTTATTTTGAAAATCCCAATCCAGGGACTTGTATTGTTTTTCTTGCCCAAAGTGTGAATCGTGGACGGAAGTTCTTTAAAACTATCGAGAAAAAGGGGTCAATCTTGGAATTCGGCAGCCCCAAGCGACAGCAGGAATGGAGCGCTTGGCTGGATCGGGAATTGGCTTCCCGGGGTAAAACCATGAAACCCCAAGTCAAGGCTCTTTTTCTGGAGTGGGGAGGACATCAGGTAGGGGCCCTGAGCCAGGAGTTGGATAAGCTCGCTTTATATGTGGAGGGCAAAGAAATCCGGGCAGAAGATGTCAGGAGCCTGGTGCCCCAGGCTGTGGAGGCCACTGTCTTTGAACTCCTGGATGCTGTAGCGGCCCGTTCCTCGAAGGAAGCGGTGCAAAAGCTTCAACAAGTGCTGCGCCAGGAACATTCCTTAAAAGTCCTAACCCTATTATCCCGTCAGGTTCGCCTGCTCCTCGGGGCACGAGCGATGCGGCAACAGGGCAAGGGTGTGGAGGAGGCTCCCCGACTCTTGGGTATTAAACCCTACGAAGCTCAAAAGATATGGCAGAAGGCAGCCCTGTTGACCTGGGAACAATTATCCTGGGCCTTAAGAGAGTGTCTGGAGACGGATGTGGGTATCAAGACGGGAAAAGGGGATCCTGAATTTTTGTTGGAGCTGATGGTTGTCAAATTCTGTGAAACATGA
- a CDS encoding phage holin family protein: MLGMIVRFLVSAVVLLLVSYLVPGLKVAGFTGALIAAVVIAVLGYVVELAFGRDKVTRVHRGVVGFLVSAVVIYVSQFIVPGSIQVSIIGALLASLVIGIVDAFVPTELR; the protein is encoded by the coding sequence ATGTTAGGAATGATTGTCCGCTTTCTTGTTTCAGCCGTAGTCCTTCTCTTAGTCAGTTACTTAGTACCCGGTCTCAAAGTCGCCGGCTTTACCGGGGCGCTCATTGCGGCCGTTGTCATTGCTGTCTTGGGATATGTAGTGGAGCTGGCCTTTGGCCGGGATAAAGTCACCCGTGTGCATCGGGGAGTTGTCGGCTTTTTAGTATCGGCTGTCGTGATTTATGTCAGCCAGTTTATTGTACCCGGCTCGATTCAAGTCAGCATCATTGGGGCTCTTCTGGCATCCCTGGTCATCGGAATTGTTGATGCCTTTGTACCTACTGAACTGCGCTAA